One window from the genome of Streptomyces sp. NBC_00287 encodes:
- the glgB gene encoding 1,4-alpha-glucan branching enzyme, protein MTPRPPSSGPDPQQSAEQTAEEKSVAKKAPKKVTKEAVKKAATKKTSAKKAVAKKAVAKKAVATKAVAKKATGKKVAAKKAAAKKAPASAKKATTAKKTTAKKTVKSPPPAPVEIAVSPAVDADDRARLLAGTHHDPHSVLGAHPVPGGVAFRTFRPYALSVTVLAGELRAELHDDGEGFFSGLLPLRDVPEYRILVAYEGAELETEDPYRFLPALGDLDLHLLGEGRHEQLWTALGAEPMTHQGVAGTRFTVWAPNARGVRLAGTFNFWDGTGYPMRSLGGTGVWELFVPAIGEGELYKFEITRPDGSRTLRADPLARRTEEPPNTSSIVHASHHEWHDEEWLERRGRVPAHEGAFSVYEVHLPSWRPGLTYRQLAEQLPAYVKDLGFTHVELMPVAEHPFGGSWGYQVTGFYAPTARLGTPDDFKFLVDALHQAGIGVLMDWVPAHFPRDDWALAEFDGRPLYEHEDPLRSAHPDWGTLEFDFGRREVRNFLVANAVYWCEEFHIDGLRVDAVASMLYLDYSREPGQWIPNVHGGRENLDAVAFLQEMNATVYRRVPGVVTIAEESTAWDGVTRATHHMGPGGFGGLGFGLKWNMGWMHDSLGYVSHEPIHRKYHHHEMTFSMVYAYSENYVLPISHDEVVHGKGSLVSKMPGDWWQQRANHRAYLGFMWAHPGKQLLFMGQEFAQGAEWSEAHGPDWWLLDPAYGAEADHRGVRDLVRDLNVVYRHTPALWQRDTDPEGFQWVVGDAAEDNVFAFLRYDTDGVPLLSVSNFSPVVRHDYRLGVPEDIPAWHETLNTDGAKYGGSDVTNPDPLKPEPQGRHGRPASVRLTLPPLATVWLRPA, encoded by the coding sequence GTGACCCCCCGCCCCCCGTCCTCCGGTCCGGATCCGCAACAGTCGGCCGAGCAGACGGCCGAGGAGAAGAGCGTCGCGAAGAAGGCGCCGAAAAAGGTGACCAAGGAAGCGGTGAAGAAGGCCGCCACGAAGAAGACTTCCGCCAAGAAGGCGGTGGCGAAGAAGGCGGTGGCGAAGAAGGCGGTGGCGACGAAGGCCGTGGCCAAGAAGGCGACCGGCAAGAAAGTCGCTGCGAAGAAGGCCGCCGCAAAGAAGGCCCCGGCTTCGGCCAAGAAGGCCACCACTGCCAAGAAGACCACCGCCAAGAAGACCGTGAAGTCACCGCCCCCGGCGCCCGTGGAGATCGCCGTCTCCCCCGCCGTGGACGCGGACGACCGCGCCCGTCTCCTCGCCGGCACCCACCACGACCCGCACTCCGTGCTCGGCGCGCATCCCGTGCCCGGCGGTGTGGCCTTCCGGACCTTCCGGCCGTACGCCCTTTCCGTGACCGTGCTCGCCGGAGAGCTGCGGGCCGAGCTGCACGACGACGGTGAGGGCTTCTTCTCGGGGCTGCTGCCGCTGCGGGACGTGCCGGAGTACCGGATTCTCGTGGCGTACGAGGGTGCGGAGCTGGAGACCGAGGACCCGTACCGCTTCCTGCCCGCGCTGGGCGATCTGGATCTGCATCTGCTCGGCGAGGGCCGGCATGAGCAGTTGTGGACGGCGCTCGGTGCCGAGCCGATGACCCACCAGGGCGTGGCCGGCACCCGGTTCACGGTGTGGGCGCCGAACGCGCGCGGGGTGCGTCTGGCAGGGACCTTCAACTTCTGGGACGGCACCGGATATCCGATGCGGTCACTGGGGGGGACCGGGGTGTGGGAGCTGTTCGTCCCGGCCATAGGCGAGGGCGAGCTGTACAAGTTCGAGATCACCCGGCCCGACGGTTCCCGCACCCTGCGCGCCGACCCGCTGGCCCGCCGTACCGAGGAACCGCCCAACACCTCGTCGATCGTGCATGCCTCGCACCACGAGTGGCACGACGAGGAGTGGCTGGAGCGGCGCGGGCGGGTACCGGCACACGAGGGGGCCTTCTCCGTCTACGAGGTCCATCTGCCGTCCTGGCGCCCGGGACTGACGTACCGCCAGCTGGCCGAGCAACTCCCTGCCTACGTCAAGGACCTGGGCTTCACGCATGTGGAGCTGATGCCGGTCGCCGAGCATCCCTTCGGTGGTTCCTGGGGCTATCAGGTCACGGGTTTCTACGCACCCACGGCCCGACTCGGCACGCCAGACGACTTCAAGTTCCTGGTGGACGCCCTGCACCAGGCGGGCATCGGCGTGCTGATGGACTGGGTGCCGGCGCACTTCCCGCGCGACGACTGGGCGTTGGCGGAGTTCGACGGGCGTCCGCTCTACGAGCACGAGGACCCGCTGCGCTCGGCGCATCCCGACTGGGGCACGCTGGAGTTCGACTTCGGGCGGCGCGAGGTGCGGAACTTCCTTGTCGCGAACGCCGTGTACTGGTGCGAGGAGTTCCATATCGACGGGCTGCGGGTCGACGCGGTCGCCTCGATGCTGTACCTGGACTACTCGCGTGAGCCGGGGCAGTGGATCCCGAATGTGCACGGCGGCCGGGAGAACCTGGACGCGGTGGCGTTTCTCCAGGAGATGAACGCCACGGTGTACCGGCGGGTGCCGGGTGTGGTGACGATCGCGGAGGAGTCCACCGCCTGGGACGGCGTCACGCGCGCCACCCACCACATGGGCCCCGGCGGCTTCGGAGGCCTGGGTTTCGGCCTGAAGTGGAACATGGGCTGGATGCACGACTCGCTGGGCTATGTGTCCCATGAGCCGATCCATCGCAAGTACCACCACCACGAGATGACCTTCTCGATGGTGTACGCCTACAGCGAGAACTACGTCCTGCCGATCTCCCACGACGAGGTCGTGCACGGCAAGGGATCGCTGGTGTCGAAGATGCCGGGCGACTGGTGGCAGCAGCGCGCGAACCACCGGGCGTACCTGGGCTTCATGTGGGCCCATCCAGGCAAGCAACTCCTCTTTATGGGGCAGGAGTTCGCCCAGGGGGCGGAGTGGTCGGAGGCGCACGGCCCGGACTGGTGGCTGCTGGATCCGGCGTACGGGGCGGAGGCCGACCATCGGGGTGTCCGGGACCTGGTCCGGGACCTGAACGTCGTGTACCGACACACACCGGCCCTGTGGCAGCGGGACACCGACCCGGAAGGCTTCCAGTGGGTGGTCGGTGACGCGGCGGAGGACAACGTCTTCGCCTTCCTCCGCTACGACACGGACGGTGTCCCCCTGCTGTCGGTGTCCAACTTCTCCCCGGTGGTACGGCACGACTACCGCCTGGGCGTGCCCGAGGACATCCCGGCCTGGCACGAGACGCTGAACACGGACGGCGCCAAGTACGGCGGCAGCGACGTCACCAACCCCGACCCGCTCAAGCCGGAACCCCAGGGACGGCACGGGCGGCCGGCCAGCGTCCGCCTCACCCTGCCGCCCCTGGCCACGGTCTGGCTGCGCCCCGCCTAG
- a CDS encoding maltokinase N-terminal cap-like domain-containing protein has protein sequence MSEAVTRTLTSTPGFLASLDPLLREWLPRQRWFAGKGRPVTGFSLVAATELLPVEGKLGLYHLLVRAHQSPLPGDCYQLLIGVREALPPRLAPALIGHVDQGPLTGRTVYEALYDLRPAELLLEALRTRARIGGLRFEREPDQEIRSGLVPRVMTAEQSNSSIVYGDTFILKLLRRVVPGVNPDLELPLALAREGCPRVPAPTAWIRAEQAGEPYVLGVLQPFVQGASDGWELALSELAKGEDFAMEARALGRATAEVHTALARALPTVTLGHAQLELMVGGMVERLDAATQSVPALRPYAPGLRSAFEALGTLAAEGRTWTAQRVHGDLHLGQCLRSPAGQWWLIDFEGEPAKPLAERRMPQPLLRDIAGMLRSFDYAAHSAEPPIPGWAETCRAAYCSGYAEVSGVDPRTDPVLLRACETDKAIYEVVYEARHRPDWLPVPLSAVRRLAVDGDTSPSLSPSPPPRRLHP, from the coding sequence ATGTCGGAAGCCGTCACCCGTACCCTCACTTCAACCCCGGGTTTCCTGGCGTCCCTGGATCCCCTGTTGCGGGAGTGGCTGCCGCGGCAGCGATGGTTCGCCGGGAAAGGCCGTCCGGTCACCGGATTCTCACTGGTCGCCGCCACTGAACTCCTTCCCGTCGAGGGCAAGTTGGGCCTCTACCACCTGCTCGTCCGTGCTCATCAGTCCCCCCTGCCCGGCGACTGCTACCAGCTCCTCATAGGCGTGCGCGAGGCGCTGCCGCCCCGGCTCGCGCCCGCGCTGATCGGACACGTGGACCAGGGCCCGCTCACCGGACGCACGGTGTACGAGGCCCTGTACGACCTCCGGCCCGCCGAACTGCTCCTGGAGGCGCTGCGCACCCGGGCCCGCATCGGCGGGCTGCGCTTCGAACGGGAGCCCGACCAGGAGATCCGCTCGGGCCTGGTACCCCGGGTGATGACCGCCGAGCAGTCCAACTCGTCGATTGTCTACGGCGATACGTTCATCCTGAAGCTGTTGCGCCGGGTCGTGCCCGGCGTCAATCCCGACCTGGAGCTGCCGCTGGCGCTGGCCCGCGAGGGCTGCCCGCGGGTACCGGCGCCGACGGCGTGGATCCGCGCCGAGCAGGCCGGGGAGCCGTATGTCCTCGGGGTGCTCCAGCCCTTTGTGCAGGGCGCCTCGGACGGCTGGGAGCTGGCACTGAGCGAGCTGGCCAAGGGCGAGGACTTCGCCATGGAGGCAAGGGCGCTCGGGCGGGCCACCGCCGAGGTGCACACCGCGCTGGCCCGCGCACTGCCGACGGTCACCCTCGGCCATGCCCAGCTGGAGCTGATGGTCGGCGGCATGGTGGAGCGGCTCGATGCCGCCACGCAGTCGGTGCCCGCGCTCAGGCCGTACGCGCCCGGGCTGCGGTCCGCCTTCGAGGCGCTGGGCACGCTGGCGGCCGAGGGCCGCACCTGGACCGCCCAACGCGTCCACGGCGATCTCCATCTGGGCCAGTGCCTGCGCTCGCCCGCCGGTCAGTGGTGGCTGATCGACTTCGAGGGCGAACCGGCGAAGCCGCTGGCCGAACGGCGGATGCCGCAGCCGTTGTTGCGGGACATCGCCGGGATGCTGCGCTCCTTCGACTACGCGGCACACTCGGCCGAACCGCCGATACCGGGCTGGGCCGAGACCTGCCGGGCCGCGTACTGCTCCGGATACGCCGAGGTCTCCGGCGTCGATCCCCGTACCGACCCCGTGCTGTTGCGGGCGTGCGAGACCGACAAAGCGATCTACGAGGTCGTCTACGAGGCCCGCCACCGCCCCGACTGGCTGCCGGTCCCGCTGTCCGCCGTGCGCCGGCTGGCCGTGGACGGCGACACCTCCCCCTCTCTTTCCCCGTCACCCCCGCCGAGGAGGCTCCACCCGTGA
- the treS gene encoding maltose alpha-D-glucosyltransferase has product MIVNEPVPDTFEDTPAGDRDPDWFKRAVFYEVLVRSFQDSNGDGVGDLKGLTAKLDYLQWLGVDCLWLPPFFKSPLRDGGYDVSDYTAVLPEFGDLADFVEFVDAAHQRGMRVIIDFVMNHTSDQHPWFQESRRDPEGPYGDYYMWADDDKQYADARIIFVDTEASNWTFDPVRKQYFFHRFFSHQPDLNYENPAVQEEMISALRFWLDLGIDGFRLDAVPYLYAQEGTNCENLPAAHEFLKRVRKEIDAHYPDTVLLAEANQWPEDVVDYFGDFQSGGDECHMAFHFPVMPRIFMAVRRESRYPVSEILAKTPAIPSGCQWGIFLRNHDELTLEMVTDEERDYMWAEYAKDPRMRANIGIRRRLAPLLDNDRNQIELFTALLLSLPGSPILYYGDEIGMGDNIWLGDRDAVRTPMQWTPDRNAGFSSCDPGRLYLPTIMDPVYGYQVTNVEASMSSPSSLLHWTRRMIEIRKQNLAFGLGSYTELQSSNPAVIAFLREYEDDLVLCVHNFSRFAQPTELDLRRFNGRHPVELFGGVRFPAIGELPYLLTLAGHGFYWFRLRKENS; this is encoded by the coding sequence ATGATCGTCAACGAGCCCGTCCCGGACACCTTCGAGGACACCCCAGCGGGCGACCGGGACCCCGACTGGTTCAAACGTGCAGTCTTCTACGAGGTGCTCGTCCGCTCCTTCCAGGACAGCAACGGCGACGGCGTCGGTGACCTCAAAGGCCTGACCGCCAAGCTCGACTATCTCCAGTGGCTCGGCGTGGACTGCCTGTGGCTGCCCCCGTTCTTCAAGTCCCCGCTGCGGGACGGCGGCTACGACGTCTCCGACTACACCGCCGTACTCCCCGAATTCGGTGACCTCGCCGACTTCGTCGAGTTCGTCGACGCCGCCCACCAGCGCGGTATGCGGGTCATCATCGACTTCGTCATGAACCACACCAGCGATCAGCACCCGTGGTTCCAGGAGTCGAGAAGGGACCCCGAGGGCCCCTACGGCGACTATTACATGTGGGCCGACGACGACAAGCAGTACGCCGACGCGCGGATCATCTTCGTCGACACCGAGGCCTCCAACTGGACCTTCGACCCGGTCCGCAAGCAGTACTTCTTCCACCGGTTCTTCTCCCACCAGCCGGACCTCAACTACGAGAACCCGGCCGTGCAGGAGGAGATGATCTCCGCGCTGCGGTTCTGGCTGGACCTGGGTATCGACGGCTTCCGGCTGGACGCGGTGCCGTACCTCTACGCCCAGGAAGGGACCAACTGCGAAAACCTTCCGGCGGCCCATGAGTTCCTCAAGCGGGTGCGCAAGGAGATCGACGCCCACTATCCGGACACGGTGCTGCTGGCGGAGGCCAACCAGTGGCCGGAGGACGTCGTCGACTACTTCGGCGACTTCCAAAGTGGTGGCGACGAGTGCCACATGGCGTTCCACTTCCCCGTCATGCCACGCATCTTCATGGCCGTGCGCAGGGAGTCTCGCTACCCGGTCTCGGAAATCCTCGCGAAGACCCCGGCCATCCCGTCCGGCTGCCAGTGGGGCATCTTCCTGCGCAACCACGACGAGCTGACCCTGGAAATGGTCACCGACGAGGAACGCGACTACATGTGGGCGGAGTACGCGAAGGACCCCCGCATGCGCGCCAACATCGGCATCCGGCGTCGACTGGCACCCCTGCTGGACAACGACCGCAACCAGATCGAACTCTTCACTGCCCTGCTGCTCTCGCTCCCGGGCTCGCCGATCCTCTACTACGGCGACGAGATCGGCATGGGCGACAACATCTGGCTCGGCGACCGCGACGCCGTCCGCACGCCCATGCAGTGGACGCCGGACAGGAACGCGGGCTTCTCGTCCTGCGATCCGGGCCGGCTGTATCTGCCCACGATCATGGACCCGGTCTACGGCTACCAGGTGACCAACGTCGAGGCGTCGATGTCCTCCCCGTCGTCCCTGCTGCACTGGACCCGGCGCATGATCGAGATCCGTAAGCAGAACCTGGCCTTCGGGCTCGGCTCGTACACCGAACTCCAGTCGTCCAACCCGGCCGTGATCGCGTTCCTTCGGGAGTACGAGGACGATCTCGTCCTGTGCGTGCACAACTTCTCCCGGTTCGCGCAGCCGACCGAGCTGGATCTGCGGAGGTTCAACGGACGGCATCCGGTGGAGCTGTTCGGCGGGGTGCGATTCCCGGCCATCGGTGAGCTGCCGTACTTGCTGACGCTGGCGGGACACGGCTTCTACTGGTTCCGGCTGCGCAAGGAGAACTCCTAG
- a CDS encoding alpha-1,4-glucan--maltose-1-phosphate maltosyltransferase has protein sequence MPATHHSSAPPTRKPEAPPVRRPAAAGPPAAEPPSTDGATGVGRIPVLDVRPFVQRGRKPAKAVTGETFEVSATVFREGHDAVAANVVLRDPEGRPGPWTPMRELAPGTDRWGAEVTPTAEGLWTYTVEAWGDPVSTWRHHAQIKIPAGMDTDLVLEEGARLHERAATEVPSEQRQILLLAAEHLRDETRPATARLAAALTPQVDAVLSRYPLREFVTASEPLPLLVERERALYGSWYEFFPRSEGTAQVPHGTFRTAARRLPAIAAMGFDVVYLPPIHPIGTTFRKGRNNTLDPTLDDVGVPWAIGSPEGGHDAVHPALGTLEDFTWFVEQARAQGLEVALDFALQCSPDHPWVAKHPEWFHHRPDGTIAYAENPPKKYQDIYPIAFDADLDGLIAETLRVLRHWMACGVRIFRVDNPHTKPVLFWERVIAEINRTDPDVIFLAEAFTRPAMMHTLAQIGFQQSYTYFTWRNTKQELTEYLSELSGEAAAYMRPNFFANTPDILHAFLQQGGRSAFELRAILAATLSPTWGIYSGYELCENTPAREGSEEYLDSEKYQLRPRDWETAETIAPLITKLNAVRRTSPALRQLRSLHFHHADKEQVIVYSKRSGSNTVLVVVNLDPHHTQEATVSLDMPQLGLDWHESVPVRDELTGETYHWGRANYVRLVPGRRPAHVFSVLRPSTPQIGGSPTP, from the coding sequence ATGCCCGCCACGCACCACTCGTCAGCACCCCCGACGCGCAAGCCCGAAGCACCTCCCGTACGCCGCCCGGCCGCCGCCGGACCGCCCGCCGCGGAGCCACCCTCCACGGACGGCGCCACCGGTGTCGGCCGCATACCAGTCCTCGATGTCCGTCCGTTCGTACAGCGCGGCCGCAAGCCCGCCAAGGCAGTGACCGGCGAGACGTTCGAGGTCTCGGCGACCGTGTTCCGCGAGGGGCACGATGCCGTGGCCGCCAATGTCGTGCTGCGGGATCCCGAGGGCCGCCCCGGCCCGTGGACGCCGATGCGCGAACTGGCGCCGGGCACCGACCGCTGGGGCGCCGAGGTCACCCCCACCGCCGAAGGCCTGTGGACGTACACCGTGGAGGCGTGGGGCGATCCGGTCTCCACCTGGCGCCACCACGCCCAGATCAAGATCCCCGCGGGGATGGACACGGACCTGGTCCTGGAGGAGGGCGCCCGGCTCCATGAACGGGCGGCCACCGAAGTCCCCTCCGAGCAGCGGCAGATCCTGCTCCTCGCGGCCGAACACCTCAGGGACGAGACCCGCCCGGCGACCGCACGCCTGGCCGCGGCCCTGACTCCCCAGGTGGACGCGGTGCTGTCCCGGTATCCGCTGCGGGAGTTCGTGACCGCTTCCGAGCCGCTGCCGCTGCTGGTGGAGCGGGAACGGGCGCTGTACGGCTCGTGGTACGAGTTCTTCCCCCGCTCCGAGGGCACCGCGCAGGTGCCGCACGGCACCTTCCGGACGGCCGCGCGCCGGCTGCCCGCGATCGCCGCGATGGGCTTCGACGTCGTGTACCTGCCGCCGATCCATCCGATCGGCACGACGTTCCGCAAGGGCCGCAACAACACCCTCGACCCCACCCTTGACGATGTCGGCGTGCCCTGGGCGATCGGCTCCCCCGAGGGCGGGCATGATGCCGTCCACCCCGCCCTGGGTACCCTGGAGGACTTCACCTGGTTCGTCGAGCAGGCCCGCGCGCAGGGCCTGGAGGTGGCCCTCGACTTCGCCCTGCAGTGCTCGCCGGACCATCCCTGGGTGGCCAAGCATCCGGAGTGGTTCCACCACCGCCCGGACGGCACCATCGCCTACGCGGAGAATCCGCCGAAGAAGTACCAGGACATCTACCCCATCGCGTTCGACGCGGACCTGGACGGGCTCATCGCGGAGACGCTGCGGGTGCTGCGGCACTGGATGGCCTGCGGGGTGCGGATCTTCAGGGTGGACAATCCGCACACCAAGCCGGTGCTGTTCTGGGAGCGGGTGATCGCGGAGATCAACCGCACCGACCCGGATGTGATCTTCCTGGCCGAGGCGTTCACCCGCCCGGCGATGATGCACACCCTGGCGCAGATCGGTTTCCAGCAGTCGTACACGTACTTCACCTGGCGCAACACCAAGCAGGAGCTGACCGAGTACCTGAGCGAGCTGTCCGGTGAGGCGGCGGCCTATATGCGGCCGAACTTCTTCGCCAACACCCCCGACATCCTGCACGCCTTCCTCCAGCAGGGCGGACGCTCCGCCTTCGAACTGCGCGCGATCCTGGCCGCCACCCTCTCCCCGACCTGGGGCATCTACAGCGGCTACGAGCTGTGCGAGAACACCCCTGCGCGGGAGGGCAGCGAAGAGTACCTGGACTCGGAGAAGTACCAGTTGCGTCCGCGTGACTGGGAAACGGCGGAAACCATCGCTCCACTCATCACCAAGCTGAACGCCGTCCGGCGCACGAGTCCCGCCCTACGGCAGTTGCGTAGTCTCCACTTCCACCATGCCGACAAGGAACAGGTGATCGTCTACTCGAAGCGGTCGGGGTCGAACACGGTTCTGGTGGTCGTCAACCTCGACCCCCACCACACCCAGGAGGCCACGGTCTCGTTGGACATGCCGCAACTCGGCCTGGACTGGCACGAGTCGGTACCGGTGCGCGACGAGCTCACCGGCGAGACCTACCACTGGGGCAGGGCCAATTATGTGCGCCTCGTACCGGGCCGCCGGCCCGCGCACGTCTTCTCGGTTCTGCGACCGTCCACCCCGCAGATCGGAGGGTCACCCACACCATGA
- a CDS encoding S8 family peptidase, producing MARTRIRRLRWAGGLTAVTCAAALSAISPPAHAAPEGRILGAGQPGSVSGSYLVTLEGGTQAPSAAGKGLAEKYGAKISHTYGTVLNGYAIRASERQARQLAADPRVASVVQDTRVTLDHTQKNPPSWGLDRIDQRNLPLNNSYTWPESAGSGVTVYVIDTGIRISHKDFGGRASYGWDFVGGDKSAGDGNGHGTHVAGTVAGSKYGVAKKAKVVSVRVLDNAGAGTTAQVIAGIDWVTRNAKKPAVANVSLGGTYNAQLNAAVRNSVASGVTYTVAAGNDGLPAGLYSPASVGSAITVGATDRKDARASFSNFGSALDLFAPGVAITSASYASNTAKATYSGTSMAAPHVAGAAALYLADHRKASPAQVSKALVAQAASGKVSGRELGSPNKLLQVPGS from the coding sequence ATGGCACGGACGCGCATACGGCGTCTGCGCTGGGCGGGGGGCCTGACCGCGGTGACCTGTGCCGCGGCACTTTCGGCCATCAGCCCGCCCGCGCACGCCGCACCGGAAGGGCGGATACTCGGCGCCGGTCAGCCCGGCTCCGTCAGCGGCAGCTACCTGGTGACACTCGAGGGGGGAACACAGGCTCCGTCGGCGGCCGGAAAAGGCCTCGCCGAGAAGTACGGGGCGAAAATCAGCCACACCTACGGCACGGTGCTCAACGGCTACGCGATCAGGGCGAGCGAAAGACAGGCCCGCCAACTCGCGGCCGACCCACGCGTCGCCTCGGTCGTCCAGGACACCAGGGTCACCCTGGACCACACCCAGAAGAACCCCCCGTCCTGGGGTCTCGACCGCATCGACCAGCGGAATCTGCCGCTGAACAACAGCTACACCTGGCCCGAGTCCGCGGGCTCCGGAGTGACGGTGTACGTGATCGACACCGGCATCCGCATCTCGCACAAGGACTTCGGCGGCCGGGCGAGCTACGGCTGGGACTTCGTCGGCGGCGACAAGTCGGCGGGCGACGGAAACGGCCACGGCACGCATGTCGCGGGCACGGTCGCCGGGTCCAAGTACGGCGTCGCCAAGAAGGCGAAGGTGGTCTCCGTCCGGGTCCTCGACAACGCGGGCGCGGGCACCACGGCCCAGGTCATCGCGGGCATCGACTGGGTGACCAGGAACGCAAAGAAGCCCGCGGTCGCCAACGTCAGCCTGGGCGGCACCTACAACGCCCAGCTGAATGCCGCCGTACGCAACTCCGTCGCCTCCGGCGTCACATACACGGTCGCCGCGGGCAACGACGGTCTCCCGGCCGGCCTGTACTCGCCGGCCAGTGTGGGTTCAGCCATCACGGTCGGCGCCACCGACCGCAAGGACGCGAGGGCGAGCTTCTCGAACTTCGGCTCGGCCCTGGACCTGTTCGCCCCGGGTGTCGCGATCACCTCGGCGTCGTACGCGAGCAACACCGCCAAGGCGACCTACTCCGGTACGTCGATGGCGGCGCCGCACGTGGCGGGCGCGGCCGCGCTCTATCTGGCCGACCATCGCAAGGCCTCACCCGCACAGGTGTCCAAGGCGCTCGTCGCGCAGGCGGCTAGCGGAAAGGTCTCCGGGCGCGAGCTCGGCTCACCGAACAAACTGCTGCAGGTACCGGGTTCGTAG